One region of Thiomonas intermedia genomic DNA includes:
- a CDS encoding IS630-like element ISThsp15 family transposase, which translates to MSRERVASVIKLSRKDQAKLRDTLRRGTAPQRDALRARIALLLHDGHTISSIASTLQVSRPTVMRWRERLAQSGVEGLHEGLRPGRPRQIDPAQRLQLLALACETGEDRAGTLPTLDELCVRAVERGVVKHISRSHLQRILQAGDVRPHRVRQWLHSPDPQFREKVNAICALYRRAPKGSVVLSVDEKTGIQAIERKHADRHAQPGRLRRHEFEYIRHGTQALTAALDVHTGRVLGRCTDRRTQADLVAFMEDVARAYPSGPVHVIWDNLNTHRAWGVWQAFNARHGGRFVFHYTPLHASWVNQIELLFGIYARRVLRRASHISVHHLRERTEDFIAQRNLDPRPFRWTFAGFELQTGEPRHHVHCSRHDRTPRPRPRQ; encoded by the coding sequence ATGAGTCGTGAGCGCGTGGCATCAGTCATCAAGTTGTCGAGGAAGGATCAGGCGAAGCTGCGAGATACGCTGCGTCGGGGTACGGCGCCGCAGCGCGACGCGCTGCGAGCGCGGATCGCGTTGCTGCTCCACGATGGACACACGATCTCGTCGATCGCATCGACGTTGCAGGTGTCGCGGCCGACCGTGATGCGCTGGCGAGAGCGGCTTGCGCAATCGGGTGTGGAAGGCCTGCACGAGGGGCTGCGCCCGGGCCGACCTCGACAGATTGACCCGGCGCAGCGTTTGCAACTGCTGGCGCTAGCGTGCGAGACCGGCGAGGATCGCGCCGGGACGCTGCCGACGCTGGATGAGTTGTGCGTGCGCGCAGTGGAGCGAGGCGTGGTCAAGCACATCAGCCGTAGCCACTTGCAGCGCATTTTGCAGGCTGGCGACGTGCGGCCGCACCGCGTTCGGCAATGGTTGCATTCGCCCGACCCGCAATTCCGCGAGAAGGTCAACGCGATTTGCGCGCTGTACCGGCGCGCGCCCAAGGGCAGCGTGGTGCTGAGCGTCGATGAGAAGACCGGCATCCAGGCCATCGAGCGCAAGCATGCGGATCGCCACGCGCAACCCGGGCGACTGCGCCGCCACGAATTCGAATACATCCGCCACGGTACACAGGCGCTGACCGCGGCGCTGGACGTGCATACCGGCCGTGTGCTGGGGCGCTGTACCGATCGCCGCACCCAGGCCGACCTCGTGGCTTTCATGGAAGACGTCGCGCGCGCATATCCCAGCGGGCCCGTGCATGTCATCTGGGACAACCTCAATACCCATCGCGCCTGGGGCGTGTGGCAGGCGTTCAATGCCCGACACGGCGGACGCTTCGTCTTTCACTACACCCCGCTGCATGCCAGTTGGGTCAACCAGATCGAGTTGCTGTTCGGCATCTACGCCCGCCGGGTGCTGCGCCGTGCCAGCCACATCTCGGTGCACCATCTGCGCGAGCGCACCGAGGACTTCATTGCCCAGCGCAACCTCGATCCGCGACCGTTCCGCTGGACGTTTGCAGGCTTCGAGTTGCAAACTGGGGAGCCTAGGCATCACGTCCATTGCTCTCGCCATGACCGCACCCCTCGTCCCCGACCCCGCCAGTGA
- a CDS encoding site-specific integrase, with the protein MVQTPETEPASRATGAIERLSRLCGHDADVNALLEWIEPPASAQALPLVLEGLRDLLPVMRDLAADKPDLFDVVDNAKFDALRSGLEEIAPVLRNLPAELELAEVRPSPRRPKQPFRGVMSGYPLYTLIGTWRHFEARDAKAKTMRPALAAIVLFAKVRSVMQHGADDGATPLYAGAKAARQMLESAAIPESWSMSLSGLIDGIRGSEAQYRSVADEGVRHAELRRLVEPVLRARGLIAERPPNGAPEDHVVVIELQQALPTDRIDVQRELRLHTSTKDDLERDGLTPGEFDTAEEYIEWTEYGEDWDAEASPAGIELEPLERSLAEQVIRARSLIGRRERAAQLLACDWIRPADVEIAALWATLKLRPTASPDDQEREIRALLAVTLWTGRPVQEVARMQIINRREKAPEQWSAGLLMWAIDTRDLAASVLRPVGQPKHRGIDLGQALPTVDRITLDVDELLGDFLVVLPNAASLASSERVRAAMAFATPTKTLIEASRSWVREHAKQEHGRLTLAMVETWMFRCIVEHRRDHALASLLTGRPHQLADTGLHYLCVSADEAAQWLRAEQRQRLAELSRAALPIPYAIAEDREIRAQIGKAVTTVVGARVVPRLEVIHRMVRSLRKELDLQRGMPMASDARLKLHNAYTQYVHAMLRFALGMRDVGQPLPNWERIDTKNMVVLLSDKDDVASTATRIAPLCPTLSRQLQLYAKHWRATWAKLLSHSCDSLPPVLFYLLRKGSHVQVIERPTAEMRQQFKLLTGYGLPLNSSRHWLRTRLAQEGVPGEMIEAFMGHWQRGAEPWGRYSALPARVVTETLRPTLEKLVCEAGFSALRGWA; encoded by the coding sequence ATGGTGCAGACGCCTGAGACAGAACCCGCGAGCCGAGCCACGGGCGCGATCGAGCGGTTGTCCCGGTTGTGTGGCCACGATGCGGACGTCAATGCATTGCTGGAATGGATTGAGCCGCCCGCATCGGCACAAGCGTTGCCACTGGTCCTCGAGGGCCTGCGCGATCTGTTGCCAGTCATGCGCGATCTTGCAGCGGACAAGCCGGACTTGTTCGACGTTGTTGACAACGCGAAATTCGATGCGCTGAGAAGTGGCCTCGAAGAAATTGCCCCTGTCCTTCGCAACCTCCCAGCAGAGCTGGAACTGGCTGAAGTCCGTCCATCGCCTCGGCGCCCCAAGCAACCGTTCCGCGGGGTGATGTCAGGGTATCCCTTGTATACCCTGATCGGGACATGGCGGCATTTTGAAGCACGCGATGCCAAAGCCAAGACCATGCGGCCCGCCCTGGCTGCCATTGTCTTGTTTGCGAAGGTGCGCAGTGTCATGCAGCACGGGGCTGACGATGGCGCGACTCCCCTGTATGCCGGAGCCAAGGCTGCACGGCAAATGCTCGAAAGTGCAGCGATCCCCGAATCGTGGAGCATGTCGTTATCTGGCCTGATTGACGGCATTCGCGGGAGCGAAGCACAGTACCGCAGTGTCGCGGACGAGGGTGTACGCCATGCAGAACTGCGACGCCTGGTCGAGCCAGTTCTAAGAGCTCGCGGCCTGATCGCCGAGCGGCCTCCCAATGGCGCGCCCGAAGACCACGTCGTCGTCATCGAGCTGCAGCAGGCGCTGCCGACGGATCGCATTGACGTGCAGCGGGAGCTCCGCCTCCACACCAGCACCAAGGACGATCTCGAACGGGATGGGCTGACCCCGGGTGAGTTCGACACGGCGGAGGAGTACATCGAGTGGACTGAGTATGGGGAGGACTGGGATGCCGAGGCGAGCCCTGCAGGGATCGAGTTAGAGCCATTGGAGCGGAGTCTCGCGGAGCAGGTCATTCGAGCCCGGAGTCTGATTGGGCGGCGCGAACGGGCCGCCCAGCTGCTCGCCTGCGACTGGATACGCCCGGCTGACGTTGAGATCGCAGCGCTGTGGGCGACTCTGAAGCTTCGGCCGACAGCAAGCCCTGACGATCAGGAACGGGAAATCAGAGCACTGCTGGCCGTGACATTGTGGACGGGCAGGCCGGTTCAGGAGGTCGCAAGGATGCAGATCATCAACCGGCGTGAAAAGGCGCCCGAGCAGTGGTCGGCAGGCCTGTTGATGTGGGCCATCGATACCCGCGATCTGGCCGCCTCGGTGCTGCGTCCAGTCGGCCAACCCAAGCATCGCGGCATCGACCTTGGCCAGGCCTTGCCAACCGTTGACCGTATCACGCTCGATGTGGATGAGCTCCTCGGTGACTTTCTCGTCGTCTTGCCCAATGCGGCTTCCCTGGCTTCGTCTGAGCGGGTTCGAGCGGCCATGGCGTTCGCCACGCCGACGAAGACCTTGATCGAAGCATCGCGGAGTTGGGTACGCGAGCACGCAAAGCAGGAGCACGGTCGCCTCACCTTGGCGATGGTCGAGACGTGGATGTTCAGATGCATCGTTGAGCACCGTCGCGACCATGCACTCGCCAGTTTGTTGACGGGGAGGCCGCATCAACTTGCCGACACCGGTTTGCATTACCTCTGCGTCAGTGCAGACGAGGCCGCGCAATGGCTTCGCGCTGAACAGCGGCAGAGGTTGGCCGAATTGAGTCGGGCGGCGCTCCCCATTCCCTATGCCATCGCCGAGGACAGAGAAATCCGGGCGCAGATCGGTAAAGCGGTGACCACAGTCGTTGGTGCACGGGTTGTGCCCCGACTCGAAGTGATCCATCGCATGGTTCGGTCACTGCGGAAGGAACTGGATTTGCAACGGGGCATGCCGATGGCCAGCGATGCCCGCTTGAAATTGCACAACGCCTACACGCAGTATGTGCATGCGATGCTTCGTTTTGCCCTTGGGATGCGTGACGTGGGACAACCGTTGCCCAATTGGGAGCGCATCGACACGAAGAACATGGTCGTGCTGCTGAGCGACAAGGATGATGTGGCCAGCACGGCCACACGAATCGCGCCGCTTTGCCCCACCCTTTCCCGGCAGCTCCAGCTTTACGCGAAGCACTGGCGCGCGACTTGGGCGAAGTTGCTCTCACACTCATGCGATAGCCTGCCTCCGGTGTTGTTCTACCTTTTGCGCAAGGGCTCGCATGTCCAGGTGATCGAGCGCCCCACTGCGGAGATGCGGCAGCAATTCAAGCTTCTAACGGGCTACGGTCTGCCGCTGAATTCAAGTCGCCACTGGCTGCGGACGCGCCTCGCACAGGAGGGCGTGCCAGGCGAGATGATCGAAGCTTTCATGGGGCACTGGCAGCGAGGCGCTGAGCCGTGGGGACGGTATAGCGCTCTGCCTGCGCGGGTGGTGACCGAGACCTTGCGCCCAACGTTGGAAAAACTCGTGTGCGAGGCGGGTTTCAGCGCGCTAAGAGGCTGGGCATGA